ccctttttttctttttctttttgactggcagcactcaggggttactcctggctctgcactcagaaatagttcctaggggaccatatgggacaatggggataGAACCGGGgccagtcccaggttggctgcatgtaaggcaaatgccctactgctgtgctatcactcgggcctctcttttttagttgtttttgcttttgggtcacacctatagGAGTTCAGgggttctgcacccagaaattgcttcagactggctcaggggaccatataagatgctggggatcaaacctggatcttccacatgcaaggcaaatgtcctaccactgtattattgctccatccccaggataccaactcttttttttttttttttttttttttttttggtttttgggccacacccggcagtgctcaggggttactcctggctgtctgctcagaaatagctcctggcaggcacgggggaccatatgggacaccgggattcgaaccaaccaccttttggtcctggatcggctgcttgcaaggcaaacgccgctgtgctatctctccgggcccaggatacCAACTCTTGACTTCAATCATTACCCAGAACACTGAAAGATTTAAGTTGAGTTGGTTTTCCTGTCCTCAACTCTTCCTGGGACCTTCTCCTCTGGCCCAacaggtgaagaagcttcttggGTGAGCCTATTTTTAGGGAAGCAGTGATCAAGAGTCACTCTGGTAATGCTGGGGGACTATGTGGTAGTAGGATTCCCATTTAAAGCACATAGTCCATCTCTTTGGGGCATCTCCCCTAGCCCCAAAAGAAAGGATCTCAAAGTCAGCTCCTCATCACTGTCCTGGCTTGCCTCACTGAATTCTGGTGAGTGGGAGTGTGCTGTGTCTGCAATATGGCTTCCTCTTGCCCCTGTTTGCTAACACTGGGGAAAGAAAAGCCTGAGAGAAACCAGAACAGCAGGGAGGTGACCAAAACTTAACCTCAAAGATAAGGCCACTGAAAGGAAGAggcttgttgattttttttttccttttgggtcacacccagtggtgctcaggggttactcctggctctgtgctcagaaattgctcctggaaggcatggggggtgggtggagaagggggaccttatgggataccaggattcaaaccaccatctgtcctggattggctgcatgcaaggcaaaagccttacctctgtactatctctctggccctggaagagGCTTGTTGGGACAGCTCTGTGACCTCCTGCCCTCACCCCAGCACCATGACAGTTTCATACACCCTCAAAGTGGCAGAGGCCCGCTTTGGGGGCTTCTCGGGCCTGCTTCTGCGGTGGCGGGGGAGCATCTACAAGCTCCTCTACAAGGAGTTCCTCCTCTTCGTTGTCCTGTATGCGATGCTCAGCATCACTTACCGGTGAGAGGGCGCAACCTGCATGGGGCAGACCTTCTGGGGTCAGAATGTCCACCCCACTCTCATGAAGACCTGGCCCTTCCTTTCCAGGCTGCTGCTAACCCAGGAGCAAAGATATGTGTATGCACAAGTGGCCCGATACTGTAACCGTTCAGCAGACCTCATCCCCCTATCCTTTGTGCTGGGTGAGAGATCCCTCTGCTTCTCCTGGGCTTTCTTCCTGGCTACCCCCTGACCTCTGGGTCAGGTGGGGAAACTCTGAGGGGAGCACTGAGTCAGAAACACAGCTTGGACGTGATCAGAAGCAGGGTCCCAGGTTTTTAGAAAGCCAGACCCTCCCTCCAAACAGGGACAAGTGTCTCTGCCCTCACAACTCAGGTTGGAGAGCCAGGTCCATGCACCCCACCCTCAGAGTTAACCATTATCTAACCTTAAGCCACCCATTTGCcacttctcctttcttcctttctggctTGGCTTCAGGACGCTGGAAGCTGTCACTGCCTGTTCAGTCTAGCAGAGGACTCTGGAACCTTGGCTTGGCCCAGGCTAATTTGCTGGGCTTTGGGAAGGGGAGTGATAAGGGTATGTAGATTCcaatcttccctttcttctcttggCGGCAACCAGGGTTCTACGTAACATTGGTGGTAAACCGCTGGTGGGCCCAGTACACAAGCATCCCGCTGCCAGACCAGCTCATGTGTGTCATCTCGGCCAGTGTGCACGGCATGGACCAGCGTGGCCGCCTCCTGCGCCGCACACTCATCCGCTATGCCAACCTGTCCTCGGTTCTGGTGCTGCGCTCGGTCAGCACCCGCGTGCTTAAGCGCTTCCCCACCATGGAGCACGTAGTGGATGCAGGTGCAGAGCTGGGGAGTTCTTTGAGCTGTGGCCTCTGCTCCAGAGCTGGCCTGGCTCCTAGGCCCCTACCACCGGTAGGGAGGTCTGGTCCCCGAGGGTGAGGGGGCTCTAGGGCCACAAGGCTGCGCGTGGcatcctcctctttccttccctcaggTTTCATGTCtcaagaggagaggaaaaagtttgagaacctgAAATCAGATTTCAACAAGTACTGGGTCCCCTGCGTCTGGTTTACTAACCTGGCAGCCCAGGCCAGGAAGGACGGGCGCATCCGGGATGACATTGCCCTCGGACTGCTCCTGGAAGTGAGTGGGCTCAGGATTAGGCTGTCTGCCCCCTATTGCTATCTTTACCACCTCGAACCATCATGTGTTCACAGAGTGATGTAGAGATAGTTGTTGGACGTACCATACCTGAATGACCTCATTAAGACAGCTTTTGCTATCATTCTCTCATTCTCAGGAAACAGAGAAATGTGTCCAAGTCAGAGTTAAgacattctggggctggagcagtggcacaagcagtagggcatttgccttgctcgtgctaacctaggacgaaccatggtttgatccttcagagtcccatatggttcctcaagccaggagcgatttctgagctcatagccaggagtatccccctgagtgtcaccggtgtggccccaaaaccaaaaaaaaaaaaaaaaaaaaaagacattctggCTCTAGGGTTTGTTTACAACAACTCTGCTAAACTGTTTCCCCATCACATGCACCCCAACCTTGTAAAACCTCCAAGCAGATAgggtgcctttttttttggggggggggttacacccagaagcactcaggggttactcctgcctctatgttcagatcactcctggcagcctccggggaccatatgggattcaaaccaatgaccttctgcatgtaaggcaaatgcgctacgGCCATGCTAGatctctggcccctgggcctCCACTTCTTAGCAGTGTCCTTCCTTGTTTGTTCTCCAATCTTCCTTCTTCATCTCGATTGACTTTCTGCTGTTCCCCCAGGAACTGAACAAGTACCGGGCCAAGTGCAGCATGCTGTTCCACTATGACTGGATCAGCATCCCCCTTGTCTACACGCAAGTATGCTCTCATCTGCCCATGCCCGCCCCCCCATGCCTGTGCTGAGACCCTGAGGATAAGAAGTGGAGCCAACCAGTTCAGTCCCCAGTTCAGGCCCCTTCTGGGCCAGCACACAACCCACCCTCTTCTCCAGGTGGTGACCATAGCTGTGTATTCCTTCTTCGCCCTCTCCCTGGTGGGCCGCCAATTTGTGGAGCCAGAGGCAGGGACTGCCAAAACCAAGGAGCTTCTTCCCGGCCAGGATCCTACACCCCAGCTGGGGGACCTAGACATGTATGTGCCTCTCACTACCCTGCTGCAGTTCTTCTTCTACGCAGGCTGGCTCAAGGTGGGCATTGCACATGGGCCTGCCACCCCAACGTTGGTCACAGAGAAACAAAGCTGTGAACTCACTAAACTCTGTGTGACATCCTGCAGGTGGCAGAACAGATTATCAACCCCTTTGGGGAAGATGACGATGACTTTGAGACCAACCAGCTCATAGACCGCAATCTGCAGGTGAGCGGGGGGTCTGGGCTCCCCCAAGTATGGAGAGCTATGGAGAGGAATGTGGTGACTAACTTGCCCGACCCAGGTGTCCCTGCTCTCCGTAGACGACATGTACCAGAACCTGCCACCTGTTGAGAAGGACGCATATTGGGACGAAGGTGCAGCTCAGCCGCCTTACACGGTGGCCACGGTGGCCGAATCCCTGCGGCCTTCCTTCATGGGCTCCACCTTCAACCTACGGTGAGTGGTGGATGCTGGTGGGTGAGCTGGGCTTGCTCACCAAGATTCTgggggttggggccggagagatagcatggagatagggcatttgcctcgcatgcagaaggacggtggttcgaatcctggcatctcatatggtcccccgtgcctgccaggggtgatttctgagcatagagccaggagtaacccctgagtgctgccgggtgtgaaccaaaaaccgaaatacacacacacacacacacacacacacacattctgggGGGACTCGGGTCTCTCGGTTCTCAGCccatcaaaacacacacacacagattctgGGGGGACTTGGGTCTCAGcccatcaacacacacacacacagattctgGGGGGACTAGGGTCTCAGcccatcaacacacacacacacacaaagattctGGGGGGACTCGGGTCTCTCGGGTCTCAGCCcatcaacatacacacacacacacacacatacacagacacacacacagattctgGGGGGACTCGGGTCTCAGcccatcaacacacacacacatattctggAGGGACTCGGGTCTCTCGGGTCTCAGcccatcaacacacacacacacagattctgGGGGGACTCAGGTCTCTCGGGTCTCAGctcatcaacacacacacacacatattctggGGGGACTCGGGTCTCTCGGGTCTCAGcccatcaacacacacacacagattctgGGGGGACTCGGGTCTCAGgccatcaacacacacacacacatattctggGGGGACTTGGGTCTCTCAGGTCTCAGcccatcaacacacacacacacagattctgGGGGGACTCAGGTCTCTCGGGTCTCAGctcatcaacacacacacacacagattctgGGGGGACTAGGGTCTCAGcccattaacacacacacacacacatattctggGGGAACTCGGGTCTCAGctcatcaacacacacacacacacacacacacagattctgGGGGGACTCAGGTCTCTCGAGTCTCAGCTcatcaacatacacacacacagattctgGGGGGACTAGGGTCTCAGcccattaacacacacacacacacatattctggGGGAACTCGGGTCTCAGCTcatcaacatacacacacacacagattgtgGGGGGACTAGGGTCTCAGCccatcaaaacacacacacagattctaGGGGGACTCGGGTCTCAGcccatcaacacacacacacacacacacacacacacacacacagattctgGGGGGACTCGGTCTCTTGGGTCTCAGCCCATCAAAACACACACAGATTCTGGGGGGACTCGGGTCTTAGcccatcaacacacacacacacacacacacacacacagattctgGGGGGACTCGGGTCTCAGcccatcaacacacacacacacacagattctgGGGGGACTCGGGTCTCTCGGGTCTCAGCCcatcaacatacacacacacacacacacacatacacagacacacacacagattctgGGGGGACTCGGGTCTCAGcccatcaacacacacacacatattctggAGGGACTCGGGTCTCTCGGGTCTCAGcccatcaacacacacacacacagattctgGGGGGACTCAGGTCTCTCGGGTCTCAGctcatcaacacacacacacacatattctggGGGGACTCGGGTCTCTCGGGTCTCAGcccatcaacacacacacacagattctgGGGGGACTCGGGTCTCAGgccatcaacacacacacacacacacatattctggGGGGACTTGGGTCTCTCAGGTCTCAGcccatcaacacacacacacacagattctgGGGGGACTCAGGTCTCTCGGGTCTCAGctcatcaacacacacacacagattctgGGGGGACTAGGGTCTCAGcccattaacacacacacacacatattctggGGGAACTCGGGTCTCAGctcatcaacacacacacacacacagattctgGGGGGACTCAGGTCTCTCGAGTCTCAGCTCATCAACATACACAAACACAGATTCTGGGGGGACTAGGGTCTCAGcccattaacacacacacacacatattctggGGGAACTCGGGTCTCAGCTcatcaacatacacacacacacagattgtgGGGGGACTAGGGTCTCAGCccatcaaaacacacacacagattctaGGGGGACTCGGGTCTCAGcccatcaacacacacacacacacacacacacagattctgGGGGGACTCGGTCTCTCGGGTCTCAGCCCATCAAAACACACACAGATTCTGGGGGGACTCGGGTCTTAGcccatcaacacacacacacacacacacacacacacacagattctgGGGGGACTCGGGTCTCAGcccatcaacacacacacacacacacacagattctgGGGGGACTCGGGTCTCAGcccatcaacacacacacacacacacacagattctgGGGGGACTCGGGTCTCAGcccatcaacacacacacacacacagattctgGGGGGACTCGGGTCTCAGcccatcaacacacacacacacacacacacacacacagagattctGGGGGGACTCGGTCTCTCGGGTCTCAGCCCatcaaaatacacacacagatTCTGGGGGGACTCGGGTCTCAGcccatcaacacacacacacacacacacacacacacacacacacacacacacacacacagattctgGGGGGACTGGGGTCTCAGTCCATCATCTCCTTCCCGCAGCATGAGCGACGACCCAGAACAGAGCCTGCAGGTGGAGGCGCCTTCCCCTGGCCCTGTCCGGCCCGCGGCCGCCGCCCAGACCCCACTGCTGGGCCGCTTCCTGGGCGCTGTCGCTCCCTCTCCCGCCGTCAGTCTCCGCAACTTCGGCCGCGCTCGCGGACCCCCGAGGACCCCGCACGTGCTGCGCTTCCGGACCGAGGAGGCCGGAGACCCTGAAGCCCCCGCCGACCGCATCGAAGAGGAGTCCGCCGAGTCAGAGGACGGGGCCCCGGGGGAGCCCTGAGCGAGGCCTTCGAGGGAAGATGCCTGGGCCGGGGCCAGGACTGTGGCCATCTCGGGGGACAGGGGCGAGCCCCGCAGCTCGCAGGCAGGCAGGCTCGGGCCAGATTCGTCTCTGCCCTGCTGCTCCGGTCATTTCCTCTGGGGGCTGCTCCGCTCTCAAGCTCAGGCTCGCCGAAGAGCAGCTTGAAAAGATCAGCGGTACTGGCACCACTTTGCAGAGTCGATTTATTAGATTTGGACCGGAGCCCAATCATTTATTTGCATAGGAGTAAGTTTCCCGGTGCTGCTGCTCGCTCGTCCAGGCATCCCTGAATCATGCAGTGCTTGGCAGGAGTCGATAGTCTTCTATCAACTGCTGGGGACTTTGGCTTTATCTCTACTGCTCAGTTGTGTGGTGATGAGAATATATTCATCTGTGGTACATTGGCAATTGTTTAAACTTGAAGGGCTGGTGAGCCCAAAGGTCTAGGCTTCATATTTTACCTGtagaatttgatcctcagcactgttaAATGCACTtcagcaccaccagcagtgaccccCACTGCCCACCAgcaccccccaaaccaaaacaatcaaaaaattttagtaaagcaaaatagtttttcgtttttttgctttgtttttgttttttttgggccacacccagcggcgctcatgggttactccaggctctgtgttcagaaataattcctggcagccttggaagaccatatgggataccaggatttgaacagaTGTATGCCCTGTATTGGCTgcgtataaggcaaacgccctgcagctgtgctattgctccggccccacaagatagttttttgggttacacctggcagcgcccaaagattactcctggctctatgctaagaaatcactcctggcaggctcggggaaccttataggatgccgggattcgaaccaccgaccttctgcatgcaaggcaaacgccttacctccatgctatctctccagccccacaaaatagTTTTACTGAAGGAAACTTAAGATATGAGggaaaggggctggtgaggtggcactagaggtaatgtgtctgccttgcaagcgctagccaaggaaggaccatggttcgatctcctggcgtcccatatggtcccccgcaagccaggggcaatttctgagcgcttagccaggagtaacccctgagcatcaaaggggtgtgacccaaaaaagaaaaaagatatgcgggaagaggggcaggagagatagcatggaggtagggcatttgccttgcatgtaggatagtgcatcgaattccagcatcccatatagttccctgaacctgccaggagcaatttctgagcatagagccaagagtaacccctgagtgctgccgggtgtgacccaacccc
This window of the Suncus etruscus isolate mSunEtr1 chromosome 6, mSunEtr1.pri.cur, whole genome shotgun sequence genome carries:
- the BEST4 gene encoding bestrophin-4, coding for MTVSYTLKVAEARFGGFSGLLLRWRGSIYKLLYKEFLLFVVLYAMLSITYRLLLTQEQRYVYAQVARYCNRSADLIPLSFVLGFYVTLVVNRWWAQYTSIPLPDQLMCVISASVHGMDQRGRLLRRTLIRYANLSSVLVLRSVSTRVLKRFPTMEHVVDAGFMSQEERKKFENLKSDFNKYWVPCVWFTNLAAQARKDGRIRDDIALGLLLEELNKYRAKCSMLFHYDWISIPLVYTQVVTIAVYSFFALSLVGRQFVEPEAGTAKTKELLPGQDPTPQLGDLDMYVPLTTLLQFFFYAGWLKVAEQIINPFGEDDDDFETNQLIDRNLQVSLLSVDDMYQNLPPVEKDAYWDEGAAQPPYTVATVAESLRPSFMGSTFNLRMSDDPEQSLQVEAPSPGPVRPAAAAQTPLLGRFLGAVAPSPAVSLRNFGRARGPPRTPHVLRFRTEEAGDPEAPADRIEEESAESEDGAPGEP